One stretch of Lucilia cuprina isolate Lc7/37 chromosome 6, ASM2204524v1, whole genome shotgun sequence DNA includes these proteins:
- the LOC124420941 gene encoding uncharacterized protein LOC124420941 yields MSRFRRILAKDPKALGYIQREDNSWTESSSETLSLLMETHFPGCADIDDRDLSQGGPRTWGFYSSGHIDEIVTRDKLGWAVNTFDPYKSPGPDGVFPAMIFSRGVSSRDTFQEGGERLG; encoded by the coding sequence ATGTCTAGGTTCCGTAGAATTTTAGCCAAAGACCCCAAGGCCTTAGGTTACATTCAGCGTGAAGACAACTCGTGGACGGAGTCCAGCTCAGAGACACTCTCTTTGCTTATGGAAACTCACTTCCCAGGTTGTGCTGATATAGATGATAGGGACTTAAGTCAGGGGGGTCCAAGGACCTGGGGCTTCTATTCATCTGGTCATATTGATGAAATAGTCACTAGGGACAAATTGGGCTGGGCGGTGAACACTTTTGACCCATATAAATCACCGGGTCCGGATGGTGTTTTTCCGGCCATGATATTTTCAAGAGGTGTCTCCTCACGGGATACCTTCCAAGAAGGTGGAGAGAGGTTAGGGTAA